In Pararge aegeria chromosome 17, ilParAegt1.1, whole genome shotgun sequence, one genomic interval encodes:
- the LOC120631262 gene encoding uncharacterized protein LOC120631262 codes for MYAFFYFIVLEFVVYKFECYNRVRELSANNLNVNELENNVKNIIKPIKKLSDIFPNHDIEVQFDIEQTQYHPTGQAGSLKSHKEVRLNNSVFLNNLARPSAFGRLGFTTKKYRPTSPYSYRPEKGVIYKDLPIRRSNDLTSTLAATTIEATLKTIDSDKEIVYVKDLKMALENLEKKLLRLKDEKNCNQQEPRNLLPLSPKISVDNTTLNNILNTLEKHGLQKYTSKPSDEDLSWLKIKFPV; via the exons atgtatgcatttttttattttatcgtgtTAGAGTTTGTTGTTTATAAATTCGAATGTTACAATAGAGTACGGGAGTTAA gtGCGAACAATTTGAACGTCAATGAATTAGAAAACAATGTGAAGAATAtcataaaaccaataaaaaaattgtctg ATATATTTCCAAACCACGATATTGAAGTGCAATTTGACATAGAGCAGACACAATATCATCCTACTGGACAAGCCGGCAGTCTTAAATCACACAAAGAAGTCCGACTAAATAATTCAGTGTTCCTTAATAACTTAGCCAGGCCATCTGCTTTTGGAAGGCTGGGCTTCACAACCAAAAAATATCGTCCAACGTCGCCCTACTCTTACAGACCAGAAAAAGGAGTTATTTACAAGGATTTACCAATAA GGAGATCAAACGATCTTACAT ccACTTTAGCCGCTACTACTATTGAAGCGACCCTAAAAACTATAG ATTCTGACAAAGAAATTGTTTATGTGAAAGATTTGAAAATGGCTCTTGAAAATTTGGAAAAGAAACTGCtta GACTCAAAGATGAAA AAAATTGTAATCAGCAAGAACCAAGAAATTTATTGCCACTTTCTCCAAAAATTAGTGTTGACAATACAACTTTAAACAATATTCTAAATACTTTAGAAAAAC ATGGATTGCAAAAATATACATCTAAGCCAAGCGACGAAGATCTTAGTtggttaaaaattaagtttccagTTTGA